The window ATTTGAAAGTTACTCACGCAGCTCCCTCTGCTCCATTGTCACTCATGAACACGATCAAAGTGTTGTCGTATTCCCCAGTTTTCTTCAAGTATTCAACCACCTTACCGACGTTCTCATCTATCGAGTCCAGCATACCCGCATACGCCTCCATCGCTCGACTAGAcgatttcttctcttctggtgTAAGttcctcccattccccaACACCTTGTGTAGTTGTCTCTACTTGATGTGGTATGACGGATCTATCGATTATGCCCATCTCGGCAAGTTTGTGCAGGCGCCGTTCCCGCAAGGCATACGGGCCATCGTCGTACATTCCCTTGTACCTGAGATTTAAAAATTAGTCACCACAATAGCAAAGCGACTCTAGGTGGGAATAAGTCTTACTTATCGCGCTTTTCTTTAGAGCATTGAAGGGGCCAATGGGGGGCAGTATACGGCAAGAACCCAAAGAAGGGCTTTGATTTGTCGTCCTCCGATCGCTCCTCAAAGTACTGGATGAGTTGGTTGGTATAATAGTCCGTTGAATAGAAGCCTTTGGGATCTTCTGTCTTGTTAGGTTGACTAGGTTAAGATCCTTCGTTAGCACTTGCAGCGCCCGTATTCTCCTGCAAGAACCCACATGTCAACTTTGCCCCCCTTCTCCGCGTGAATTGGCGAGCCGCCAACCGGAAAACGCTCCTGCACTGGTTCCCAACCGTAATGGTTGCAACAACCTGGAAGCATGGCAAATGCCTTCTGAAAGCCACGTTCCCAAGGTCCTTGACTGGCCCGTAGCCCTAGATGCCACTGTTTTTTTGTCAGTCTCTATATTCAGAACGTTGAAAAATAAAGCGAGGATGGAAGCAAATGTACCTTTCCAGACATGGCGGTAAAGTACCCATTGTCCCCCAGGATCTCAGGCAATGTCGCCACATGATCGTTCAGATACCCTTCGTATCCCGCTTTACCTGCCCACCGCTTTGCTCCCTTCTCGTTTTGTTTGTATTCTATGAGCACGCCCAGCCCACCGAGATGTGCATCCGTTCCGCTTAGAAGCATCGCGCGCGTGGGCGAACAcgccgcggcggcatggTGGTTGAGCATTCGAATGCCCTCACCAGCCAATCGATCAATGTTGGGCGTATGGATCTCGGAGCCATAGCAGCCCACATCGGAGAAACCCTACAGACAATACATGTTAGTTTGGTGCGTATACGATACAAGGAAGAACCTGCCAGGTCGTCGGCgagaatgaagaggaagtTAGGACGCTTGGGCGTCCCGTTGGAAATACTACCCATGCTTCTCCGACTTCAAATGGGAGAGATTGtatgaaaagaagaaggaggtaCGATTCAACAATTCCGAAAGGTTCGCCTGAAAGGTAGGTGCAAGTCATTTAAGAACATTTGCTACATTAAGTAACTGAGCTTCCTAGTGCCATGTTAAGTGTCTGGTCGGCAGCACATTTCGGAGTAGCCAGGCGATAGTGGAGACTCGCTCGGAACCCTCTACCAAAATTCATCATTTACTTCCAAGCGAGGGCCTCGGCAAAGGGTCCAGACTGCCCTGTGTGCTCAGACGAGATTTGACCATATTAGCCTtgagatggagaggaagggcCCAGTATAGACCGCT of the Penicillium psychrofluorescens genome assembly, chromosome: 1 genome contains:
- a CDS encoding uncharacterized protein (ID:PFLUO_001897-T1.cds;~source:funannotate), giving the protein MLLSGTDAHLGGLGVLIEYKQNEKGAKRWAGKAGYEGYLNDHVATLPEILGDNGYFTAMSGKWHLGLRASQGPWERGFQKAFAMLPGCCNHYGWEPVQERFPVGGSPIHAEKGGKVDIQPNKTEDPKGFYSTDYYTNQLIQYFEERSEDDKSKPFFGFLPYTAPHWPLQCSKEKRDKYKGMYDDGPYALRERRLHKLAEMGIIDRSVIPHQVETTTQGVGEWEELTPEEKKSSSRAMEAYAGMLDSIDENVGKVVEYLKKTGEYDNTLIVFMSDNGAEGAAMEAAPVMGNNIIRAIHQFYDNSYDNIGSWNSFTWHARTPLGSSVDSAIKTV